The genome window AGACCGCAAATCACTTACACTTTGTCTCATGTCATTTGAACTAAAAATGCGTTTAATAGAAGAAGAATCGACATTGTATAACAGACTTAAACCCCTATTTGCACCGACAAGATCTACAAACTCTTGGGCTTTCTCCCAACCAACAATTTTGATAAACCTCCAGGCAACTTCATGACCACCAACAATATTGCTTCCGCTAGAAAATTTGCCATAATCTATTGCTCGCTCAGTATACTCACGTGTTTCACTCCGTATCTTTGCGCTCACTTGTTCACGTCTGGCATCCGCTTAAGGCCTTTCCCTACCCAAGTGATCCCCTGTACTTCCGGTGTAACCGCTTGTTTCCCGCGAACTGGGGCTGGATCGAAATCGGTGCCTCTTTCCCACCACGTCTGAGAAATCCAATTATGTTTTTTTAAGATTACCTAGAACCCTCGGTGGACTAACAGATAACGAGTTCGAGTCCCCTAAACCCGTAGAAACTTCACCATTAAGTATCACCCTCTTCAGTATTTTTGGATTTGAGTAACAACGGAACTACTATTATCACCACACCCCTAAAGAGAAAAAGTGGTGATAACTCGCCCCTGTAGCGGACCCACCTCACAAGTTATCACCACATTTTATAAAGTGTTTTGTGGTGATAACATTTATGGGCTCGATTATTTCCAGGAAAGTAAAAGGAAAGGAATATTTCTACATTGAACAAACCATCCGCATTGGGAAAAAATACCAGAAAATATCTGTTTATCTCGGAAACCAGAAACCCCTCACGAGCGAGCTGCCAATATTTAAAAAGAAGCTTCAAAAACGAGTCAACGCGTTTTACTCGAATGAATTATTGAAGCCTGAAACGAGCTATGTTAATATAGCTGCTGCCAAAAAGCTGGAAACGATCAAACAAGAAACTAACACATTTATAGAAAATTTAAACAGCATTCAAAAAAAACATTGGATTGAAAGGGAGCGAGAAAGGTTCATCACCAATACAAATGCAATTGAAGGAAGCACACTCACGCTTAACGAAACACATCGCATACTTAAGTTAGATGAAAAAATAGGAACGGAGAGAGAACGTTTGGAAGTTTTGAATATGGAGAAATGCCTCCAACGTTATGACCAATACTTGAAAATCAACCAGGAATTAAACGAAAAAATGGTTCTGCAACTCCACTATATCTTATTGGATAAAATTCCTCATTACGATCAATACAAGGGGATCTGGAGACCGGTTGATGTTGAAATTCGAACAAGCCAATTTGAATTCCCCCATTTTCAATATGTTCCGGGAGAAATGAGGAAATTATTTGAGTGGTATTATGAAAAGAAAGATCGAATACACCCGCTGGAGTTGGCTGCCGTCTTTCATTGCCAATTTACAACCATTCACCCATTTGCAGATGGAAATGGCAGAATCTCACGGCTACTTATGAACTACATCCTTCAATATGCACAGTTTCCTTTCACTAACATCCCTTATTCCAAACAAAAGGAATACTTTGAAACCCAAGAAAAAGGACATCACTCCCAATACCAACTATTCACTCAATTTCTTATTAAACAATTACAACAAAATTACCGAGAAATCAAAAAGTAGATAAAACACGCGAGACGGATTTGAACTGGTTTCCTGAGGGCCTTCGGCGGGCTTTGGGCCGAGCTTTTTCGCAAAAAGGGCAGTATCGACTCATCCCCGGTGCACTTTCACTTTTAGAAATGACTTCCCCCGGCCTAAAGACTGATAGGGCCATGAAGAAAAATGTCAATTGGCTCGCGCAATTGTTCACCAAACAAGATGAGATGAACAGTCGCCCTATTTGAGGGGGTTATCTACCTTTTTGATCGAACTTTTTTCTAAAAAGTTCGATGAACCCTAATAAAGCCTTCTGGCCCAGTAGTATCGTTCATGCCAATCATTTCTTTCAAGCATGTCTCCAAATCATTCCGTATACCGGAACCATCCCAAGGATTTTGGAAAAGCCTCGCGCGCAAAGAGAAGTTGGTCCACGCCCTGAACGATGTTACCTTCGAAGTGAAGGAAGGAGAGATATTGGGGTACATTGGACCCAATGGGGCCGGGAAAAGCACCACTATCAAAATTTTGACGGGAATATTGGTTCCTGACAAGGGCGAGGTGGGCGTAAATGATTTCACCCCATGGAAGGAGAGGGAACGATACACCTTTGATATCGGGGTTGTTTTCGGACACAAATCATTATTGTGGTGGGATATTGCCCCCTTGTATAGTTTCAGATTATACAAGAGCATCTATGAAATGACTGAGACAGAATACCAGGATCGATTGAAGTATTTGGTCGATTTGTTCGATGTACAAGAATTCATGCACATTCCCACGCGCAAATTATCTCTTGGACAGCGTATGCGATGCGAATTGGTGGCGTCTCTCATCCATAAACCAAAGATATTGTTCCTGGATGAGCCCACGATTGGGTTGGATGTAGTGGCCAAACAACGCATGAGGGAGGCGATACTTGCGATCAACCAGAAAGAGAAAACAACGGTGATTCTTACCACGCATGATATGGGTGATATCGAGCAGTTGGCCCACCGCATTATTGTATTAGACAAGGGAAAAATCATCCATGAAGGGGATGTGCACTCGCTCAGGAAAACCCTCTTGATTGAAAATGAAATCCAATTCGAGATAGAAAAAATAATAAATGAAAAGGAATTCCAGAGACTCTGCCGCCTGTATGGGGTTGAATTGAAGGAACGATCATACATCCTGAAATTTGACGCCAACCATTCTGCCAAACTCATATTGGATTCATTTTACTCATGCGCACGCATCTCCACCTTTGAAGTGCGACATCCATCCTTGGAGGTGGTTATTCGTGACTTTTATTCGAGAAAAAATACTAAAAAACGTTGAATTGGCAGGACAATTTTTTCGAATGCATATGATGGTCATCGCCGAGTATCGCATCAATTATTTTTTGGAATTGCTCGTCCTATTGGCCCAGTTCGTTGTATTTTACATCTTTTGGAAATCCCTTCTTGGAAACCAAGCCATAATCCCAGGGTGGAATCTGGGAGAATTGGTAGTTCTTTTCTCCGTCCAGAATTTCTTTCTGGGGATACTCACTATCTTTGGCCCAGCTGGATTGAATTTGTGGAAGAAAATTGGCCAGGGGGAGCTCGATAAATATTTGTGTCGCCCCACCACGGCATGGTTCATGCTTGTGGGTGAAGGCCTGCGCATTTCATTAGTGGGATTTGGTCTCGGGATAGCCGGGTTGCTGGCCGCCACCATTGTATTGGGGGTGGCGATTCGATTGGAGGTTATCGGGTTGCTAGTCATCATTCTCCTTCTAGCGGCCCTCATCACCCTATTCTTTTTCCTTTCCTTGAGCATGCTGGTCTTTT of Candidatus Diapherotrites archaeon contains these proteins:
- a CDS encoding Fic family protein is translated as MGSIISRKVKGKEYFYIEQTIRIGKKYQKISVYLGNQKPLTSELPIFKKKLQKRVNAFYSNELLKPETSYVNIAAAKKLETIKQETNTFIENLNSIQKKHWIERERERFITNTNAIEGSTLTLNETHRILKLDEKIGTERERLEVLNMEKCLQRYDQYLKINQELNEKMVLQLHYILLDKIPHYDQYKGIWRPVDVEIRTSQFEFPHFQYVPGEMRKLFEWYYEKKDRIHPLELAAVFHCQFTTIHPFADGNGRISRLLMNYILQYAQFPFTNIPYSKQKEYFETQEKGHHSQYQLFTQFLIKQLQQNYREIKK
- a CDS encoding ATP-binding cassette domain-containing protein; this encodes MPIISFKHVSKSFRIPEPSQGFWKSLARKEKLVHALNDVTFEVKEGEILGYIGPNGAGKSTTIKILTGILVPDKGEVGVNDFTPWKERERYTFDIGVVFGHKSLLWWDIAPLYSFRLYKSIYEMTETEYQDRLKYLVDLFDVQEFMHIPTRKLSLGQRMRCELVASLIHKPKILFLDEPTIGLDVVAKQRMREAILAINQKEKTTVILTTHDMGDIEQLAHRIIVLDKGKIIHEGDVHSLRKTLLIENEIQFEIEKIINEKEFQRLCRLYGVELKERSYILKFDANHSAKLILDSFYSCARISTFEVRHPSLEVVIRDFYSRKNTKKR
- a CDS encoding ABC-2 family transporter protein, with translation MMVIAEYRINYFLELLVLLAQFVVFYIFWKSLLGNQAIIPGWNLGELVVLFSVQNFFLGILTIFGPAGLNLWKKIGQGELDKYLCRPTTAWFMLVGEGLRISLVGFGLGIAGLLAATIVLGVAIRLEVIGLLVIILLLAALITLFFFLSLSMLVFWIEKVEFANRIWEGLFEFQWYPQTLFPGWIQLITSFTVPFLFGHTIPAMALLGKISMKSLFFLLGAEIGILIINFVLFQILWRRGVTRYVSYGG